A single Balaenoptera ricei isolate mBalRic1 chromosome 13, mBalRic1.hap2, whole genome shotgun sequence DNA region contains:
- the LOC132376985 gene encoding large ribosomal subunit protein P2-like yields the protein MHYVASYLLAALGGNTSPSAKDIKKILDSVGIEEDDDQLNKVISELNGKNIEDVIAQGIRKLASVPSGRPVAISAAPGTAALAAGSAPVAAEEKKEESEESDDDMGFGSFD from the coding sequence ATGCACTACGTCGCCTCCTACCTGCTGGCCGCCCTTGGGGGCAATACCTCTCCCAGCGCCAAGGACATCAAGAAGATCCTGGACAGCGTGGGCATCGAGGAGGACGACGACCAGCTCAACAAGGTCATCAGTGAGCTGAACGGCAAGAACATTGAGGACGTCATTGCCCAGGGTATCCGCAAGCTGGCCAGCGTGCCCTCTGGCAGGCCTGTGGCCATCTCTGCTGCCCCAGGAACTGCAGCTCTTGCTGCGGGTTCTGCCCCAGTCGCAgcagaggagaagaaggaggagtcGGAGGAGTCAGATGACGACATGGGATTTGGCTCGTTTGACTAG